In Temnothorax longispinosus isolate EJ_2023e chromosome 10, Tlon_JGU_v1, whole genome shotgun sequence, a single window of DNA contains:
- the LOC139820871 gene encoding uncharacterized protein has product MRPVDVTPAIAERLLATVVYSAIKIAGPEKFKMGDSVRVSKYKTIFEKGYTPNWTTEVFKIDKVQHTNPVTYLLEDYRGKSVAGAFYEYELHRATYPDVYLVEKVLRRRGDEVYVKWLGFDGSNNSWIHKDNVI; this is encoded by the coding sequence ATGCGACCCGTCGACGTTacccccgcgatcgccgaAAGACTCTTGGCTACGGTGGTGTACAGCGCGATAAAGATCGCGGGTCCGGAAAAGTTTAAAATGGGCGACTCGGTACGCGTCAGCAAATACAAGACAATTTTCGAAAAGGGTTACACACCGAATTGGACCACCGAGGTGTTTAAGATCGATAAAGTGCAGCATACCAATCCCGTAACTTACTTACTCGAGGACTATCGTGGAAAATCCGTCGCTGGAGCGTTCTACGAATACGAGTTGCATCGCGCGACTTATCCGGACGTGTATCTCGTGGAGAAGGTATTGCGCAGGAGGGGCGACGAGGTTTACGTGAAATGGCTGGGATTCGATGGATCAAACAATTCATGGATACACAAGGACAATGTGATTTAA
- the LOC139820816 gene encoding uncharacterized protein: protein MRDKPPGKRQDKLLATLHDKERYVIHYRNLQQCTCHGIRVTKIHRVLQFAQSEWLRSYIELNTKFRTQAKNEFEKTLYKLINNAVFGKTMENVRNNIDVKLVTTWEGRYGAEAMIARPNFYSRSVFSENLVAIELRKFEVKFDKPIYVGMCILDLSKVCLYEFHHEYMSSLYRNSCRIMYTDTDSLIYHIKCDDAYENMKHDIARFDTSDYAADNAYSMPLVNKKVPGLMKDENNGAIMTEFVGLRAKMYALRVDGKKDTKKAKGVKSNVIARTITFDDYTRCLNDEIEMTRPQSCIRSKMHEVYTISETKIALSPYDDKRYIVPDSTDTLPWGHYRI from the coding sequence atGCGCGATAAACCGCCCGGCAAACGGCAGGACAAACTTCTCGCCACGCTGCACGATAAGGAGCGTTATGTCATCCATTATCGCAATCTGCAACAGTGCACGTGCCATGGCATTCGCGTCACTAAAATACATCGTGTATTGCAATTCGCTCAATCTGAGTGGCTCCGCTCTTACATCGAACTCAATACAAAATTCAGGACACAGGCCAAAAATGAGTTCGaaaaaacgttatataaattaattaataacgctgTTTTTGGGAAAACAATGGAGAATGTACGAAACAACATCGATGTAAAATTAGTGACGACGTGGGAGGgtagatacggcgcggaggcaATGATCGCGCGACCGAATTTCTACAGCAGGAGCGTGTTTTCGGAAAATCTGGTAGCCATCGAACTGCGCAAATTCGAGGTGAAATTCGACAAACCGATCTACGTCGGCATGTGCATCCTCGACTTGTCGAAGGTGTGCCTATACGAATTTCACCACGAGTACATGTCTTCTCTCTACCGCAACTCGTGTAGAATTATGTATACCGACACGGACAGTTTGATTTATCATATCAAGTGCGACGACGCGTACGAGAACATGAAACATGATATAGCCCGGTTCGACACAAGTGATTACGCGGCAGATAACGCGTATAGTATGCCTctcgtcaataaaaaagtgcCGGGCCTGATGAAGGACGAAAACAACGGGGCCATTATGACCGAATTCGTTGGACTTAGGGCGAAAATGTACGCTTTGCGAGTCGATGGTAAGAAAGACACTAAAAAAGCGAAAGGTGTCAAAAGTAACGTTATCGCGCGCACCATCACATTCGACGACTACACGCGGTGTTTGAACGATGAGATCGAAATGACTCGACCGCAGTCGTGCATAAGATCGAAAATGCACGAAGTGTACACTATTAGCGAGACGAAAATCGCTCTGAGTCCGTACGACGATAAGCGATATATCGTGCCGGATTCGACCGATACGTTGCCGTGGGGACATTACCGAATATAa